Within the Dysgonomonadaceae bacterium PH5-43 genome, the region GCGACACGTCATGTTAGGCATGACCCCAGAGCAGCAACTGCTGGTCAAAATCACTCAATATTGAATCGGGTGTCCCGTTGCGGAAAACAGGAAAATAATGCTGAGTCTACTATTGTAAGCTCAGCATTATTTGTTTTTAATAAAAAGATTATGTCTTGTTCAAAATCAAGACTATTAGTCTAAATCTATAATTTCAACATACATTTGTGATTCGTCGTCCCATTCAAATTCAGAACCAGGAGGTGCTGAAAGAATTAAATCCAGAGCAGGATTAATAGAGAGCATTTCTTCAGGGTAAACAGCTTCTTGATGTACAGGATTATCAAGATAATCTTCATCTTCATCTCCGAATAGGAAACGCCAACCACTGTCTATTTTAGTTTCTGGTTCGTCTCGATAACAATAGCCTATAAAATCGGCTTTTACAGCTCTACGTGATACGTAAGCATACTTTTTTACTTCTTGTTCCCACGGTCGCCCCTCAGGAACGTCATCTTTTGATTTGTGTTTCTCGTCCATTTTTTATTAAGTTAAAATTAAAAAGCTAAAAACTAAAAGTTATTAGGCAATAAAACTAATAACTTTAGCTTTTAGCTTTTGTTTGTTTAATTATCCAAAGTCGTCAAACATCAACATTTCAGGAGGAACGCCTAAGCTATCTAACATACCTTTAACGGCATTAGCCATAGGACCAGGACCACACATATAATATTCAATGTCTTCTGGAGCTTCGTGATTTGCTAAATAATTGTCGTAAATAACTTGATGTATGAAACCTACATAACCAGTCCAGTTATCTTCTGGTAGAGGTTCGCTCAATGCAATATTAAATTTGAAGTTAGGGAATTGTCTTTCTAATTCTCTAAAATCTTCTTCGTAGAATATTTCCATTTTAGAACGAGCTCCATACCAATAAGAAATAGTACGGTCGGTAGTCTTTAATGTATGCAACAAGTGTAATAAATGAGAGCGTAGAGGAGCCATACCTGCACCACCACCAATGTAAAGCATTTCTCTTTTAGTATCTAAGATGTGGAAATCTCCATAAGGACCAGATACTCTTACTTTATCTCCCGGTTTTAAGCTAAAGATGTAAGAAGAACATATTCCTGGAGGAACTGCTTGCCAGCCACCTGCAACTCTATCGAAAGGAGGAGTTGCAATACGAATATTCAACATCACAATGTCTCCTTCGGCAGGATAGTTAGCCATAGAATAAGCACGAACATTTTCTTCGTCGTTGCGTCCTACTAAGTCCCACATTTTGAATTTATCCCATTCGGCTTTGAAACGGTTAACGTCTTTGCCTTCTTCTGGACGAGCTTCGATATTATACTCTGTAAAAGGTACATTGTATTTAGGTACTTGTATCTG harbors:
- a CDS encoding hypothetical protein (product_source=Hypo-rule applied) gives rise to the protein ATRHVRHDPRAATAGQNHSILNRVSRCGKQENNAESTIVSSALFVFNKKIMSCSKSRLLV
- a CDS encoding hypothetical protein (product_source=COG4859; cog=COG4859; pfam=PF09951), whose product is MDEKHKSKDDVPEGRPWEQEVKKYAYVSRRAVKADFIGYCYRDEPETKIDSGWRFLFGDEDEDYLDNPVHQEAVYPEEMLSINPALDLILSAPPGSEFEWDDESQMYVEIIDLD
- a CDS encoding Na+-transporting NADH:ubiquinone oxidoreductase subunit F (product_source=KO:K00351; cath_funfam=2.40.30.10,3.10.20.30,3.40.50.80; cog=COG2871; ko=KO:K00351; pfam=PF00111,PF00175,PF00970; superfamily=52343,63380; tigrfam=TIGR01941; transmembrane_helix_parts=Outside_1_9,TMhelix_10_32,Inside_33_427), which encodes MLLFISGGMTIITSVVVFLVVVLLLVAVLLFAKSKLTPSGNVKIVVNDEKELETPMGGTLLSALQSNGIFLSSACGGGGTCGQCRCQVIEGGGEILPTEVGFFNRKEIKDHWRLGCQTKVKDNLNIRVPEEVFGVKEWECEVVSNYNVASFIKEFVVKLPDGEHLNFKSGSYIQIQVPKYNVPFTEYNIEARPEEGKDVNRFKAEWDKFKMWDLVGRNDEENVRAYSMANYPAEGDIVMLNIRIATPPFDRVAGGWQAVPPGICSSYIFSLKPGDKVRVSGPYGDFHILDTKREMLYIGGGAGMAPLRSHLLHLLHTLKTTDRTISYWYGARSKMEIFYEEDFRELERQFPNFKFNIALSEPLPEDNWTGYVGFIHQVIYDNYLANHEAPEDIEYYMCGPGPMANAVKGMLDSLGVPPEMLMFDDFG